The proteins below are encoded in one region of Lactuca sativa cultivar Salinas chromosome 3, Lsat_Salinas_v11, whole genome shotgun sequence:
- the LOC111897022 gene encoding putative pentatricopeptide repeat-containing protein At4g17915, translating to MVCKLSTKLMNICVASFCKLQQLEKAESIIIDAIRLGTLPDVVTYNTLVSAYCHFVDLDSGYLILNRMKEAKIHPNVITYNSLLSGASKHSLHSKCIELFNEMGTMGIQPDVWSYNILIQCYFRLGKPEEANMIFHSFKSQNLSPCSTTFNTMFNGFFKTGYTHHALSLFRSSQRNGIFTPELLTYNILINGLCKSGWIRAARMILKELKESGFKPNAITYTTIMKHCFKSRKFQEGIEVFNEMKNNGYTYDAFSYSTLSSAFAKKGRLEEAYRIFKLMTEKGIEKDLVSYNILVNMYCIEGKIDKANDLLSEIQEFGLQCDQYTHTTFLDGLCRSGEIDRALDYLKYMDTLGFDSNLVAYNCMVDRLCKVGCSNDALRIFERMEVKDCITYTSMVHNLCKERKFLTASKVLLACLNRGMKVLRGTQRVVVKGLHSLGLYSEARKVQLKIRLSRFEH from the coding sequence ATGGTTTGTAAATTATCAACAAAGCTGATGAATATCTGTGTAGCTTCATTTTGTAAACTCCAACAATTGGAAAAAGCCGAATCAATCATCATCGATGCCATAAGGTTAGGAACACTACCCGATGTTGTCACATACAACACATTAGTCTCTGCATATTGTCATTTTGTTGATCTTGATTCCGGATACTTAATCCTAAATAGAATGAAAGAAGCCAAaatacacccaaatgtaataaCTTACAATTCTTTACTTTCGGGTGCTTCAAAGCATTCATTACATTCAAAATGCATAGAATTATTCAACGAAATGGGAACAATGGGAATTCAACCCGATGTATGGAGTTACAACATTCTAATACAATGCTACTTTAGATTAGGAAAACCAGAAGAAGCCAACATGATATTCCATAGTTTCAAATCCCAAAACCTTTCCCCTTGTTCAACCACATTCAACACCATGTTCAACGGTTTCTTCAAAACCGGATACACACACCACGCGTTATCCCTATTCCGGAGTTCACAACGGAATGGAATCTTCACTCCGGAGTTACTCACATACAACATATTAATCAATGGATTATGTAAATCCGGATGGATACGTGCAGCAAGAATGATCCTAAAAGAGCTTAAAGAATCCGGATTTAAACCCAATGCAATCACCTACACTACAATCATGAAACACTGCTTTAAATcaagaaaattccaagaaggaATTGAAGTATTCAATGAAATGAAAAACAACGGATACACATACGATGCTTTCTCTTATTCCACACTCAGTAGTGCTTTTGCTAAAAAGGGTAGATTAGAAGAGGCGTATAGAATCTTTAAGTTAATGACCGAAAAGGGTATTGAAAAAGATCTTGTGTCATACAATATTTTGGTTAACATGTATTGCATAGAGGGAAAGATAGATAAAGCTAATGACTTGTTGTCTGAAATTCAAGAATTTGGATTACAATGTGACCAATATACCCATACTACGTTTCTTGATGGGCTTTGTAGATCAGGGGAAATCGATCGAGCTTTGGATTATTTGAAATATATGGATACATTAGGGTTTGATTCGAATTTAGTTGCGTATAATTGTATGGTGGATAGGTTATGTAAAGTGGGGTGTAGTAATGATGCTTTGAGGATTTTTGAAAGAATGGAGGTTAAAGATTGTATAACTTATACTTCCATGGTGCATAATCTTTGTAAAGAAAGGAAATTTTTAACTGCTTCAAAGGTTTTGTTGGCTTGTTTGAATAGAGGAATGAAGGTGTTGAGAGGTACTCAAAGGGTTGTTGTGAAAGGTCTTCATTCTTTAGGGTTATATTCGGAAGCAAGAAAAGTTCAGTTGAAAATTCGATTATCAAGATTTGAGCATTAA
- the LOC111897017 gene encoding VQ motif-containing protein 22 encodes MATPNNEWLQIYQNNLTGTSQPSTLQWSGHVTNATTVTTTTTTASSVSNDTEGRVTRPTNNGRRSSRTSRRTPTTLLNTDITNFRSMVQQFTGRDGSTAFMDAPATITAPLQPSSSYGANSSSFHYYGMESRISPPDVGGYNVEVQQPPPQQYYTMAVGNRGAGGDIHHGFVQRVQDHNEVANFSGENNDGGKDNTCMF; translated from the coding sequence ATGGCTACTCCCAACAATGAGTGGCTCCAAATTTACCAAAATAACCTCACCGGAACATCACAACCCTCGACCCTGCAGTGGTCCGGTCATGTCACCAACGCCACAacagtcaccaccaccaccactaccgccAGTAGTGTATCTAATGATACAGAGGGCCGTGTAACACGTCCCACCAACAACGGTCGCAGGTCCAGCAGGACTTCACGGAGGACCCCAACCACCTTACTTAATACTGACATCACCAACTTCCGTTCCATGGTCCAACAGTTCACCGGACGTGATGGTTCAACGGCGTTTATGGATGCTCCTGCAACTATTACAGCTCCTCTTCAACCTTCGAGCAGTTACGGTGCTAATTCATCCAGTTTTCATTATTATGGGATGGAGTCAAGGATTTCGCCGCCTGATGTGGGTGGTTATAACGTGGAAGTACAGCAACCACCGCCCCAGCAGTACTACACAATGGCGGTGGGTAACCGTGGAGCTGGTGGTGATATTCATCATGGGTTTGTGCAGAGGGTTCAAGACCATAACGAGGTTGCAAACTTTTCCGGTGAGAATAACGATGGTGGCAAGGACAATACTTGCATGTTCTAA
- the LOC111897019 gene encoding pentatricopeptide repeat-containing protein At4g17616, whose amino-acid sequence MRASMFHLYLIRYNCSKVFLSDIFPKIPSNIHLRYLSSSINPRTLPWEGSSHDILLKNLETFVKNHQVNEAWEAYTDFKKLHGLPDTRLLTKFITELSYSHEPKWLQRACDITLSLSKEKSNLLHIDHLHNLSLSLARAQMPIPASKILRTIIEKNIIPSNNLLGSITLHMVKKEIGTYLASNILIQICDHFLHLGSNKLIKPDIVIFNLVLDACSSYNLSFKAHQIIELMAQMGVIGDAYTIINISRIHKINGQRDELKKFKDCVDEVAGFLGHHYFQFYDSLMSLHFKFNDIDSASELILDMISHKKTHPYVIEKKPFVIPIGSQNLKMGLKLRVLPHLVDENLMKQERNEGLVMYRSGKFVISNNALGKLVVGYKRQGRVSELSNLLWRIQKENVLLEMKDLISNVVEACIHVGWLETAHDILDDIERKGNVICSNSYALLLKAYCESNKHREVEGLLKQMKKLGITLSDKSTRRVSRISETSLMDSHLFTASRRSDLAKCIVQETKEGEKDCSIYKFNSSIYFFTKAKMIEDALKTYKSMQEKKVYPNVATYIYMVMGYSSLEMYREITILWGDIKRSCDDGNVTINRDLYEVLVLNFLKGGYFERVMEVIGCMKKHGMYLDKWLYRSEFLKLHKGLYRRMKLSDARSEAQGKRLVHVKAFRKWVGID is encoded by the coding sequence ATGAGAGCATCCATGTTTCATCTCTACTTAATCCGCTACAATTGCAGCAAAGTTTTTCTTTCAGACATTTTCCCTAAAATACCCTCAAATATCCATCTCAGATATCTCTCCAGTAGCATAAATCCAAGAACACTTCCATGGGAAGGATCTTCCCATGACATTCTACTCAAAAACCTTGAAACTTTTGTAAAAAACCATCAAGTAAATGAAGCATGGGAAGCTTACACAGATTTCAAAAAACTTCACGGTTTACCAGACACCCGTTTACTAACCAAATTCATAACCGAATTATCCTACTCACATGAACCCAAATGGCTTCAAAGAGCATGCGATATAACCCTTTCTCTCTCCAAAGAAAAGTCAAACTTGCTTCACATTGACCACCTTCACAACCTCTCACTCTCCTTAGCAAGAGCACAAATGCCCATTCCTGCATCCAAGATTCTCAGAACAATAATTGAGAAAAATATCATTCCATCAAACAACTTATTAGGGTCAATCACTCTTCATATGGTCAAAAAAGAAATCGGTACATATCTTGCATCAAATATCTTGATTCAAATTTGTGACCATTTTCTTCATTTGGGTTCTAACAAACTGATTAAACCCGATATTGTAATTTTCAACCTTGTTCTTGATGCTTGCTCAAGTTATAACTTATCTTTTAAAGCTCACCAAATCATAGAGTTAATGGCTCAAATGGGAGTAATAGGTGATGCGTATACCATCATAAATATTTCCCGAATCCATAAGATTAATGGTCAAAGAGATGAGTTAAAGAAATTTAAAGATTGTGTTGATGAGGTGGCGGGGTTTTTGGGTCATCATTATTTTCAATTTTATGATAGTCTTATGAGTTTACATTTCAAGTTTAATGACATTGATTCGGCTTCTGAACTCATATTGGACATGATTAGTCACAAAAAAACTCATCCCTATGTGATAGAAAAGAAGCCTTTTGTTATCCCTATTGGATCTCAGAATCTTAAAATGGGATTAAAACTACGGGTTTTACCTCATTTGGTTGATGAAAATCTAATGAAGCAAGAAAGAAACGAGGGACTTGTTATGTATAGAAGCGGAAAGTTTGTTATTTCCAATAATGCCCTCGGAAAGCTCGTTGTAGGGTATAAGCGACAAGGGAGGGTTAGTGAGTTATCGAATCTTTTATGGCGAatacaaaaggaaaatgttttattAGAAATGAAAGATTTGATTTCTAATGTTGTTGAGGCGTGTATTCATGTGGGGTGGCTTGAAACTGCTCATGACATTTTAGATGATATTGAACGAAAAGGCAACGTTATTTGCTCTAATTCATATGCATTATTGTTAAAAGCTTATTGTGAAAGTAACAAGCATAGAGAAGTCGAAgggcttttgaaacaaatgaagaAACTCGGTATAACATTATCTGATAAAAGTACAAGAAGGGTCTCACGGATATCTGAGACCTCACTTATGGATTCTCACCTTTTTACTGCTAGTAGAAGATCGGATTTGGCTAAATGTATAGTTCAAGAAACAAAAGAAGGGGAAAAAGATTGTTCGATTTACAAATTCAACTCCTCGATTTACTTCTTCACAAAGGCTAAAATGATTGAAGATgctttgaaaacatataaaagtaTGCAAGAAAAGAAAGTGTATCCTAATGTGGCAACATATATATACATGGTGATGGGGTATTCTTCTTTAGAAATGTATCGTGAGATTACTATTTTATGGGGCGACATAAAGAGGAGTTGTGATGATGGAAATGTGACGATTAATAGAGATTTGTATGAggttttggttttgaattttttaaaaggTGGTTATTTTGAGAGGGTGATGGAGGTCATTGGGTGTATGAAGAAGCATGGTATGTATCTTGATAAGTGGTTGTATAGAAGCGAGTTTTTGAAATTGCATAAGGGTCTTTATAGAAGAATGAAACTATCGGATGCTAGATCTGAGGCTCAAGGAAAAAGGCTTGTACATGTGAAGGCTTTTAGAAAGTGGGTTGGTATTGATTGA